The Akkermansia muciniphila genome contains a region encoding:
- a CDS encoding OsmC family protein: MTDTHYTSETENVGQFRCESTYIPSNITFATDLPASFEGRAEFPSPGVMLGSTLASCMISLVSVVAARKGVDLKGMRILARAVESSKGIEKIELKAIMPLEGTHPLRSMLEKTALSCPVHQALRPDLETPIEWEWK, encoded by the coding sequence ATGACTGATACTCATTACACCTCCGAAACGGAGAACGTCGGACAGTTCCGCTGTGAGAGCACCTATATTCCCTCCAATATCACCTTTGCCACCGACCTGCCCGCTTCCTTTGAAGGCCGCGCAGAGTTTCCCTCCCCCGGCGTGATGCTCGGTTCCACGCTTGCCTCCTGCATGATCAGCCTGGTTTCCGTAGTTGCGGCCAGAAAGGGCGTGGACCTGAAGGGCATGCGCATCCTGGCGCGCGCGGTGGAATCCTCCAAGGGGATTGAAAAGATTGAGCTGAAGGCCATCATGCCCCTGGAAGGCACCCACCCCCTCCGCTCCATGCTGGAAAAGACGGCCCTGAGCTGCCCGGTGCACCAGGCGCTCCGCCCGGACCTGGAAACGCCCATTGAATGGGAATGGAAGTAA
- a CDS encoding autotransporter-associated beta strand repeat-containing protein, giving the protein MKLHLPLNLLAALLTSFSGVTLGTATFAGVSGLLITVSQTYAADVAFNGTQVNVAAGGNATYDIGTVTASTTLQFAGAGNATITNLNGDAPEAVLTVNRAASGGTALSTLTLNGAGTFNGIISLYSNTTGGTQNNILNLNHALAAQNATIKLGGYGYATGASVLKAGVDTSISKLEHNNAAALITGEGTTLTITGDSSSYGGSFGGTVTVDYTGGGTFTLGNSDKTVALAPAAAADATLKISSGTLSLFSGNVNWSQKLVMGDGTTLTVQDGPAVSGYYNYDANSINGDGFTFSGAATFGTGVNLTTQYGKNIKFTGVLTAASGFSISGADSEYTYYTLTGTENQIGGTIAITRNSTSLGINASGSLGTAAVTTSSGSQYLTYYGTAGEAADVIDNSITGAGNFVAQSGWVHLSENVALTGTYTVNSGAVLSKAGDINAVLAGGRLDAGSGTMNVTGLTGNGTISASAGTMNFQNAVTVGETMGILANGTGTITGDVTVDGGRLYYTSMDNVGTVLQNVTLTSGLIDFSGFQEFQDLFGSEALVNTSYNLGVDLGTGFTLADIDASLYTITTVDGKTVITFTGSGAYDTAWDSAWGLGSAPSSGAGTLADQQALALYNIRAASMQEGFGSVNVVTGTGDLTGVTLAGGYYNTATNATATEITTGIWTDVLAGNYNLIIGGSYANNWSGTGKWNITGDVHTQIQGDTSVNWVVGGNYKDGQGAGITGNIYVSVDGNAVVKGSVIGGGTAAHNSTNTIDGSTFVVVRSMQSVTDEAVSLNSVARGFIIGGSAYEANSTSSATITGSTNVTIDLGTATGTFVKSIVGGSYSGSSGTYTINGDSNVSITAGSDAIFTGAIYGGGYGTAGTSTVKGNSSLTLDGGAYTGALYAGGGGARSAVNGNATLTVKKAAFRTGSTLGVSEGTVGGTSSLLLGGYGNTVDQAISFSNTVITGFDIVTMFQNSFFTGSLNVDGSSTLALAGGAGTGINVNGAFALSAEGELNLDLTGFGALTDGMSVLSTTGLTNISSIKAVFADGVAGTITVSNNGRDLVFTAETLLLWAGGENGVWSAENIWTDGGAPATYADGLAVSFADQAGVATSVVQLDSEVSPGSMLVRNSTTRYELTGTGAIANTAVTKEGTGTLVLGSASVLGTGTTVAVNQGVLAFGYDTDLPATGITWGAGSFLGAANGATVTVNLGTVTNPAFSLAADNNSFINLVTPSDLTFGNNITGAGSVRKTGTGLLKLTGANSGHLIVQEGNVQIGGGSTAINWGSAGSSVTLQNGTSLIIAGNSAHHTIGSDLILGTAASDAVSVKWVDASQANATNYQHNFTGTVTVNGAASLVGRDNWAKEMGFTGTLTGAGSLTYSRGAGDGRYNSNGKLIIGGDASGFTGMITMNASNGYSTGLDMRTSMAQGGVTLTSGTDTTGFAFMRVLGDIEIASLDGTANSQVGAVGGARTLTVGSGTYNGTLTDQGVAIAYGATTISYDTTGALSLTKVSDETLTLGGTVSYTGLTDIRGGTLALTSTGATALGNITMAANTRMTTAGALNLANSSTLTMDISSSMEVGGAFGAGTFTLTLNGLEGITEAGEYTLISAASGLDAGSAIFNWAGYTGDETLIYELVQTGTTLKLVVTSAGDVWIWQGTEGMTWSDTNTGAQWGIDGSADTAAGQNLVFNSSGAGTVTLSGAVNPASITVNNAAGSDYVFASDGTGKIAQGTLTKRGEGKLTLNLDNTGWAGAISIQQGELVAQVANSLGSGAVTVTGGTLTLATADVQPGMGMINLQGGSLNLASGAFATAFTADNMTWTDGSLILGENVTATAAKALANGKTVELASGSVLTVSGANDNTALNLNASGTGTISVGLGTNYGANVLNMSTEFQGTLSVTAGYFQLNNVTMGADGTVNLADSNVRTEWNGTAGGTFANDMVFTGNQIFATKDFTLSGDLSGTAFSTQGAGNITLTGGVNLDGQLKVHRGTVTVNSANVTKLGDSIDIQNNSTLAFARDFSYGGVISGTAGGTVSVNSGTLELTGANTFLGALSIAGGATARLGEGSAWAGTLSGAGSLVIDTTGNITLAAGNTGFTGATTLSGTGTVTLAGADSLGSGRVTVNNGVLDLASQNAANVILITKGSLANAGAKTTGNVEVAASAGTQGTLNTINLGGLSGSLVSSIVMEDFSRLTGISGPLDMTGKTVTLKLDSGSLTAGGATGQGVIDADSLTLSAATTTINLSNQGVLDLLSANRDSADGVGLVLTTGTLTVDNYKQIGFSPLLASLGYAVTEVLGADGTLMVSGNTDLVYLVDTTPNSDNPNITDYAALDPYKAVGINGTTLNISLDGAPDASRNGDGLKVSNLIGSNGALVVTNTAADAAANHAVVDLIQNVDAGSNSYGGTISGDHVDFIKKGAETLTVEGSFTGNDSKLSSTEGNIVLNGTGNSLTTLELAGGDITLGGRNDGASRVTTVENLASGTGGGTLDLGKGAQLVVTGQQAGSHVTDVTISGDGTLTLGGDGTDSSLTLGNGSSLDGVLLDVREGSALSTAAGSVNTVSGLTGGGALKLSGAEMTVDSSASHTFTGTLDGASGTLNFKSGNGSVQTIKGAGNAGYNLNVTGGGALTLAGAPAEGGNPAQAAYKGITVNGGTLNIGSATDPKTQLTLGTDGLSVTGNSTVTITTSSTTVDGLGNPFVTSSGNITLGDGTGEVTLVMSNLDTLVTGNTETLNMELFKTTDGALVSLGDNVTLQDMILSSLYENLHLATNDSMTAIILTGTARTENIFRDSSLTRNASTGADLLWNSRYHMEEGTTLRDLYTSVLLSQNSGDYSGAARKLAAAAGSTVTSLGIAQRDSLRDQMGWIRNRVAQMGVNPAYINEDMPYFHMWMQGTGSYAKLDAKGDESGYKLSTWGGTVGMDVDINDHLTAGAAFTANYGSLTANAADTADGDLDSYYVNLFARYQSRKWSHLLILTGGWNDAKLTRTVDYGTGSYQAHGSTTGSGFGAMYELAYDIALNEDKSVILQPLFNASIVTTRMDGYSESGSAGNAGLRVEEQKLTTAAVAVGARLSGLLGSNLFGREALGEVRANVSQDMGDRRGQANVGFLADPSYTRPVYGAKVGATAFQVGVGLSIPVGTQSVIFADGNADIRSGSSSINGSIGYRYNF; this is encoded by the coding sequence ATGAAATTACACCTTCCCTTGAATCTGCTGGCCGCCCTGCTGACCTCCTTCTCAGGAGTAACTCTTGGAACTGCCACCTTTGCAGGAGTTTCTGGTCTTCTAATAACAGTATCACAGACTTATGCCGCGGATGTCGCTTTTAACGGGACACAGGTGAATGTGGCGGCGGGAGGGAACGCCACTTATGACATCGGCACCGTCACGGCTTCCACAACATTGCAATTTGCCGGAGCGGGCAACGCCACGATCACGAACCTGAACGGGGATGCCCCGGAAGCCGTGCTGACGGTGAACCGGGCCGCCAGCGGAGGCACGGCTCTCTCCACCCTCACCCTGAACGGGGCGGGCACCTTCAACGGAATCATTTCCCTCTATTCCAACACGACAGGGGGAACGCAGAACAACATCCTGAACCTCAACCACGCGCTGGCGGCTCAGAACGCCACGATCAAGTTGGGCGGCTATGGGTATGCGACGGGCGCTTCCGTCCTGAAAGCGGGCGTGGACACCTCCATCAGCAAGCTGGAGCACAACAACGCCGCGGCCCTGATTACCGGGGAGGGAACCACGCTGACCATCACCGGAGACTCCTCCTCCTACGGCGGCAGCTTTGGCGGCACCGTGACGGTTGATTACACGGGGGGCGGTACGTTCACCCTGGGCAATTCCGACAAGACCGTGGCCCTGGCCCCAGCCGCCGCCGCGGATGCCACCCTTAAAATCAGCAGCGGCACGCTCTCCCTTTTTTCCGGCAATGTCAACTGGTCCCAGAAGCTGGTCATGGGGGACGGCACTACGCTGACCGTACAGGACGGTCCGGCCGTTTCCGGATATTATAACTATGACGCCAACTCCATCAACGGGGATGGCTTCACCTTCTCCGGAGCAGCCACGTTCGGCACCGGAGTGAACCTGACCACGCAGTACGGCAAGAATATCAAATTCACGGGCGTGCTTACGGCGGCCTCCGGATTCTCCATCAGCGGCGCCGACAGCGAGTACACTTACTACACCCTCACCGGTACGGAAAACCAGATCGGCGGCACCATCGCCATCACGCGTAATTCAACTTCCCTGGGCATCAACGCTTCCGGGTCCCTCGGCACCGCCGCCGTCACTACTTCCTCCGGCAGCCAGTACCTCACTTATTACGGTACGGCGGGAGAAGCGGCGGACGTCATTGACAACTCCATCACGGGCGCGGGCAACTTCGTGGCGCAATCAGGCTGGGTGCACCTTTCCGAAAACGTAGCGCTTACGGGAACCTACACCGTCAACTCCGGTGCCGTACTTTCCAAGGCGGGCGACATCAATGCCGTCCTTGCGGGGGGCAGGCTGGATGCGGGCAGTGGAACCATGAACGTGACTGGGCTGACGGGGAACGGAACCATCTCCGCCTCCGCAGGGACCATGAATTTCCAGAACGCCGTCACGGTGGGGGAAACGATGGGCATCCTCGCCAACGGCACGGGGACGATTACGGGCGATGTAACCGTGGACGGCGGCCGCCTGTACTACACCTCCATGGACAACGTGGGCACCGTGCTTCAGAACGTGACGCTGACTTCCGGCCTGATTGATTTCTCCGGTTTCCAGGAATTCCAGGACCTGTTCGGTTCCGAAGCCCTGGTGAATACCTCCTACAACCTGGGCGTTGACCTGGGGACGGGCTTCACGCTGGCGGACATTGACGCCTCCCTGTACACCATCACCACCGTTGACGGGAAAACGGTTATTACCTTCACCGGGTCCGGCGCGTATGATACCGCATGGGATTCCGCCTGGGGGCTGGGAAGCGCCCCCTCCTCCGGCGCCGGAACGCTGGCGGACCAGCAGGCGCTGGCCCTGTACAACATCCGCGCCGCATCCATGCAGGAGGGCTTCGGCTCCGTGAACGTCGTGACCGGAACGGGAGACCTGACGGGAGTCACTCTGGCTGGCGGCTATTACAATACGGCAACCAATGCAACGGCCACGGAAATCACCACCGGCATCTGGACGGACGTTCTGGCGGGCAACTACAACCTGATCATCGGCGGCAGTTATGCCAACAACTGGAGCGGCACCGGCAAGTGGAACATCACGGGAGATGTCCATACCCAGATTCAGGGGGATACCTCCGTCAACTGGGTGGTAGGCGGCAACTACAAGGACGGCCAGGGGGCCGGCATCACGGGGAATATTTACGTGTCCGTGGACGGCAATGCCGTGGTGAAGGGGAGCGTGATAGGCGGCGGTACGGCGGCCCATAACTCCACCAACACCATTGACGGCAGCACCTTCGTCGTTGTGCGCAGCATGCAGAGCGTCACGGATGAAGCCGTCTCGCTCAATTCCGTAGCCAGGGGCTTCATCATCGGCGGCAGCGCTTATGAAGCCAACTCCACTTCCAGCGCCACTATCACCGGAAGCACCAATGTGACGATTGACCTGGGGACTGCCACGGGCACCTTCGTCAAGAGCATCGTGGGCGGTTCCTACTCGGGCAGTTCAGGAACGTATACGATCAACGGAGACTCCAACGTCAGCATCACCGCGGGCAGTGACGCCATCTTTACCGGGGCCATTTACGGCGGCGGCTACGGCACTGCCGGAACTTCCACGGTCAAGGGCAATTCCAGCCTGACCCTGGACGGCGGCGCTTACACGGGAGCCCTTTATGCGGGCGGCGGCGGCGCAAGGTCCGCCGTGAACGGGAACGCCACCCTCACCGTCAAAAAAGCCGCGTTCCGCACGGGTAGCACGCTGGGTGTGTCGGAAGGCACGGTGGGAGGCACGTCCTCCCTTCTTCTGGGCGGTTACGGCAATACGGTGGACCAGGCCATCTCCTTCTCCAATACGGTCATCACCGGCTTCGACATCGTGACCATGTTCCAGAACTCCTTCTTTACGGGGAGCCTGAACGTGGACGGCTCCAGCACGCTGGCGCTGGCCGGGGGAGCCGGAACGGGAATCAATGTGAATGGCGCCTTCGCCCTCTCCGCGGAAGGGGAATTGAATCTGGACCTTACCGGATTTGGCGCCTTGACGGACGGAATGTCCGTGCTCTCCACCACCGGGCTGACCAACATCTCTTCCATCAAGGCCGTCTTTGCGGACGGCGTGGCGGGAACCATCACCGTTTCCAACAACGGCAGGGACCTTGTTTTCACCGCGGAAACCCTCCTTCTGTGGGCAGGTGGCGAAAATGGCGTCTGGAGCGCGGAAAACATCTGGACGGATGGAGGCGCTCCCGCCACGTATGCGGACGGCCTGGCGGTTTCCTTTGCAGACCAGGCCGGAGTCGCCACCTCCGTGGTGCAGCTTGATTCCGAGGTCTCCCCCGGTTCCATGCTGGTCCGCAACTCCACCACCCGCTATGAACTGACGGGGACGGGCGCAATCGCCAATACCGCCGTCACCAAGGAAGGCACGGGAACCCTGGTGCTGGGCTCCGCTTCCGTGCTCGGCACGGGAACCACCGTAGCCGTGAACCAGGGCGTTCTGGCGTTCGGGTATGATACGGACCTGCCTGCCACGGGCATCACCTGGGGCGCGGGTTCCTTCCTGGGAGCGGCCAACGGCGCGACGGTCACGGTGAATCTGGGAACCGTGACCAACCCGGCCTTCTCCCTTGCCGCGGATAACAACTCTTTCATCAATCTGGTAACTCCTTCCGACCTTACCTTCGGCAATAACATCACGGGAGCCGGTTCCGTCCGGAAAACCGGTACGGGGCTGCTGAAATTGACGGGGGCCAACTCCGGCCATCTGATCGTGCAGGAAGGCAACGTCCAGATAGGGGGCGGCTCTACCGCCATCAATTGGGGGAGCGCCGGTTCCTCCGTCACCTTGCAGAACGGCACGTCCCTGATCATTGCGGGCAACAGCGCCCACCACACCATCGGCTCTGACCTGATTCTGGGCACGGCGGCGTCTGATGCGGTCTCCGTGAAATGGGTGGACGCCTCCCAGGCAAACGCCACCAATTACCAGCATAACTTTACGGGAACCGTGACCGTCAACGGGGCGGCTTCCCTGGTAGGCCGGGACAACTGGGCCAAGGAAATGGGCTTCACCGGAACGCTCACAGGCGCAGGCTCCCTGACTTACAGCCGCGGAGCTGGTGACGGCAGGTACAACTCCAACGGCAAACTCATCATCGGTGGCGACGCCTCCGGATTTACCGGCATGATCACCATGAACGCCTCCAACGGGTACAGCACGGGGCTTGACATGCGCACCTCCATGGCGCAGGGCGGGGTGACCCTCACGTCCGGCACGGATACCACGGGATTCGCCTTCATGCGCGTGCTGGGAGATATTGAAATCGCCTCCCTGGACGGCACGGCCAACTCCCAGGTGGGCGCCGTGGGCGGCGCACGCACGCTGACGGTGGGTTCCGGCACGTACAACGGGACGCTCACGGACCAGGGCGTTGCCATTGCCTACGGAGCCACCACCATCTCCTATGACACCACCGGAGCCCTGTCCCTGACCAAGGTCAGCGATGAAACGCTGACGCTGGGCGGTACGGTCAGTTATACCGGGCTCACGGACATCCGCGGAGGAACGCTGGCCCTGACTTCCACCGGAGCCACCGCTCTGGGGAATATCACGATGGCCGCCAACACCCGCATGACTACCGCCGGCGCGCTGAATCTGGCGAACAGCTCCACCCTGACGATGGACATCAGTTCCTCCATGGAGGTGGGCGGCGCCTTTGGCGCCGGAACCTTCACCCTCACCCTGAACGGCCTTGAAGGCATTACGGAAGCGGGGGAATACACGCTCATCTCCGCGGCAAGCGGGCTTGACGCCGGAAGCGCCATCTTCAACTGGGCCGGATACACCGGAGACGAAACGCTGATTTACGAACTGGTCCAGACGGGCACCACCCTCAAGCTGGTGGTGACTTCCGCCGGGGACGTGTGGATCTGGCAGGGAACGGAAGGCATGACCTGGAGCGACACGAACACGGGCGCCCAGTGGGGCATTGACGGCTCTGCGGATACGGCCGCCGGGCAGAACCTGGTCTTCAACAGCTCCGGTGCTGGCACCGTTACCCTGTCCGGGGCGGTGAATCCGGCCTCCATCACGGTGAACAACGCCGCGGGCAGCGACTATGTCTTCGCCTCGGACGGCACCGGGAAAATTGCCCAGGGCACGCTGACCAAGCGCGGCGAAGGCAAGCTGACCCTGAATCTGGACAACACGGGCTGGGCGGGAGCCATCTCCATCCAGCAGGGCGAGCTGGTGGCTCAGGTCGCCAACTCCCTGGGTTCCGGAGCCGTCACCGTTACGGGCGGCACGCTCACGCTGGCAACGGCGGACGTCCAGCCGGGCATGGGCATGATCAACCTGCAGGGCGGCAGCCTCAATCTGGCTTCCGGCGCCTTCGCCACGGCATTCACCGCGGATAACATGACGTGGACGGACGGCTCCCTCATCCTGGGTGAAAACGTGACGGCTACCGCCGCCAAGGCCCTGGCCAACGGAAAAACCGTGGAGCTGGCCTCCGGCTCCGTTCTGACGGTCAGCGGCGCCAATGACAACACGGCGCTCAACCTGAACGCCTCCGGGACCGGTACCATTTCCGTGGGGCTGGGAACCAACTACGGAGCCAATGTCCTGAACATGAGCACGGAATTCCAGGGAACCCTGTCCGTGACAGCCGGGTACTTCCAGTTGAACAACGTGACCATGGGAGCGGACGGCACCGTGAACCTGGCGGATTCCAATGTCCGTACGGAATGGAACGGGACGGCCGGGGGAACCTTTGCCAATGACATGGTCTTTACGGGCAACCAGATTTTTGCCACCAAGGACTTCACCCTCAGCGGCGATTTGAGCGGCACGGCGTTCTCCACCCAGGGCGCGGGCAACATCACCCTGACGGGCGGCGTCAACCTGGACGGCCAGCTCAAGGTGCACCGCGGCACGGTCACGGTGAACTCCGCCAATGTGACCAAGCTGGGGGACAGCATAGACATCCAGAACAACTCCACGCTGGCCTTTGCCCGTGACTTCTCCTATGGCGGCGTCATCAGCGGCACGGCCGGCGGCACGGTATCCGTGAACTCCGGAACGCTGGAACTCACCGGGGCTAACACCTTCCTGGGCGCCCTCTCCATTGCAGGCGGCGCCACGGCGCGGCTGGGTGAAGGAAGCGCCTGGGCCGGAACCCTCTCCGGAGCCGGTTCCCTGGTCATTGACACCACCGGGAATATAACGCTGGCGGCTGGCAACACCGGATTTACCGGGGCCACCACCCTTTCCGGAACGGGCACCGTCACTCTGGCGGGGGCTGATTCCCTGGGATCCGGGCGGGTCACCGTCAACAACGGCGTTCTTGACCTGGCCTCCCAGAATGCGGCCAACGTCATCCTGATCACGAAGGGAAGCCTGGCAAACGCGGGCGCCAAGACCACCGGAAACGTGGAAGTGGCAGCCTCCGCCGGAACGCAGGGCACCCTGAACACCATCAATCTGGGAGGCTTGTCCGGCAGTCTCGTCAGCTCCATCGTCATGGAGGACTTCTCCCGGCTTACCGGGATCTCCGGCCCTCTGGACATGACGGGCAAAACGGTGACGCTCAAGCTGGACAGCGGCAGCCTGACCGCGGGCGGAGCAACCGGGCAGGGCGTCATTGACGCGGACAGCCTGACGCTCTCCGCCGCCACCACGACCATCAACCTCAGCAACCAGGGCGTTCTGGACCTGCTCTCCGCCAACCGGGATTCCGCGGACGGCGTGGGACTGGTGCTGACCACGGGAACGCTGACGGTGGACAATTACAAGCAGATCGGCTTCTCCCCGCTGCTGGCCTCCCTGGGCTACGCGGTGACGGAAGTCCTGGGTGCGGACGGAACGCTGATGGTCAGCGGCAATACGGACCTGGTCTACCTGGTGGATACCACCCCCAATTCCGACAACCCCAACATCACCGACTACGCCGCCTTGGACCCCTACAAGGCCGTGGGCATCAACGGAACCACGCTTAATATAAGCCTGGACGGAGCCCCGGACGCCTCCCGGAACGGAGACGGCCTGAAAGTTAGCAACCTGATCGGCAGCAACGGCGCCCTGGTGGTGACGAATACGGCGGCGGATGCGGCGGCCAACCATGCCGTGGTGGACCTGATCCAGAACGTGGACGCCGGCAGCAACAGCTACGGCGGCACCATCAGCGGCGACCATGTGGACTTCATTAAGAAAGGCGCGGAAACCCTCACGGTGGAAGGCAGCTTTACGGGTAATGACTCCAAGCTGAGCTCCACGGAAGGGAACATTGTCCTGAACGGCACGGGCAACAGCCTCACCACGCTGGAACTGGCCGGCGGAGACATCACGCTGGGCGGCAGGAATGACGGCGCTTCCCGTGTAACGACGGTGGAAAACCTGGCCTCCGGCACGGGCGGCGGCACCCTGGACCTGGGTAAAGGCGCCCAGCTCGTAGTCACCGGCCAGCAGGCCGGCAGCCATGTGACGGACGTGACCATCTCCGGGGACGGCACGCTGACCCTGGGCGGGGACGGAACGGACTCCTCCCTGACGCTGGGCAACGGCTCCTCCCTGGACGGCGTTCTGCTGGACGTCCGTGAAGGTTCCGCGCTGTCCACCGCGGCCGGTTCCGTGAACACGGTCTCCGGCCTGACGGGCGGAGGCGCCCTGAAGCTGAGCGGTGCGGAAATGACGGTGGACTCCTCCGCCTCCCATACCTTCACCGGTACGCTGGACGGGGCTTCCGGAACGCTCAACTTCAAATCCGGAAACGGCAGCGTGCAAACCATCAAGGGCGCGGGCAACGCCGGCTACAACCTGAACGTGACCGGCGGCGGTGCGCTGACCCTGGCCGGAGCCCCGGCGGAAGGGGGCAATCCGGCGCAGGCGGCCTACAAGGGCATCACCGTGAACGGCGGCACGCTCAACATCGGCAGCGCAACTGATCCCAAGACCCAGCTCACGCTGGGCACGGACGGCCTGAGCGTAACGGGGAACAGCACGGTGACCATCACCACCTCCTCCACTACGGTGGATGGGCTGGGCAACCCGTTCGTCACGTCCAGCGGAAACATCACGCTGGGTGACGGAACGGGAGAAGTCACGCTGGTCATGAGCAACCTGGATACCCTGGTCACCGGGAATACGGAAACGCTGAACATGGAACTGTTCAAGACGACGGACGGCGCCCTGGTCTCCCTGGGAGACAACGTCACCCTTCAGGACATGATCCTCAGCTCCCTGTATGAAAACCTGCACCTGGCCACCAATGACAGCATGACGGCCATCATCCTCACTGGAACGGCGCGCACGGAAAACATCTTCCGTGACTCCTCCCTCACGCGGAATGCGTCCACCGGGGCTGACCTGCTCTGGAACTCCCGCTACCACATGGAGGAGGGAACCACCCTGCGCGACCTGTACACCTCCGTTCTGCTCTCCCAGAACAGCGGGGACTACTCCGGAGCGGCACGCAAGCTGGCCGCCGCCGCGGGCAGTACGGTCACCAGCCTGGGTATTGCCCAGCGGGACTCCCTGCGTGACCAGATGGGCTGGATACGCAACCGCGTGGCGCAGATGGGCGTGAATCCCGCATACATTAATGAAGACATGCCGTACTTCCATATGTGGATGCAGGGCACCGGGTCTTACGCCAAGCTGGACGCCAAGGGGGATGAGAGCGGCTACAAGCTCTCCACCTGGGGCGGAACGGTGGGCATGGACGTGGATATCAACGACCACCTCACCGCGGGCGCGGCGTTCACGGCCAACTACGGAAGCCTGACCGCGAACGCGGCGGATACGGCGGACGGAGACCTGGACAGCTACTACGTCAACCTGTTCGCCCGCTACCAGTCCCGCAAGTGGTCCCACCTGCTGATCCTGACGGGCGGCTGGAATGACGCCAAACTCACGCGCACGGTGGACTACGGCACAGGCTCCTACCAGGCCCACGGCAGCACGACCGGGTCCGGCTTCGGCGCCATGTATGAACTGGCGTACGACATCGCCCTCAATGAAGACAAGAGCGTGATTCTCCAGCCCCTGTTCAACGCCTCCATCGTGACGACGCGCATGGACGGTTACAGTGAAAGCGGTTCCGCCGGAAACGCCGGCCTGAGGGTGGAAGAGCAGAAGCTGACGACGGCGGCCGTTGCGGTGGGCGCCAGGCTTTCCGGCCTCCTTGGCTCCAACCTCTTCGGGCGGGAAGCCTTGGGAGAAGTCCGGGCGAATGTCTCCCAGGACATGGGCGACCGCCGCGGGCAGGCCAATGTGGGCTTCCTGGCGGACCCCTCCTACACGCGCCCGGTATACGGCGCCAAGGTGGGGGCTACGGCCTTCCAGGTTGGCGTGGGCCTGAGCATCCCGGTGGGCACGCAGAGCGTCATCTTTGCGGACGGGAATGCGGACATCCGCAGCGGCTCCAGCTCCATCAACGGAAGCATCGGCTACCGCTACAACTTCTAA
- a CDS encoding IS1595 family transposase, whose translation MTYREFIEKFPDDESVAKYLIEKRFEGKIVCPFCGKTEKVYHAHYNCRNAYCNNCKMEFSIFKGTIFEETRMPLRHWLYAINMVCLSKKGISAMQLKRELGVSYKTAWRMMHKIRGAMAKREVGETFEAIVEIDETYVGGKPRKKNEHGDDDDLPKNPRGRGTAKVPVIGVRERGTGKVHAVVANRNEEGKQLTGKQLFNVLSKVCKPNTKVMTDQFKGYNILNYPNNKNLTRIMIDHNVMFSAGNGVHTNGIESFWALLKRGIHGIFHHVSLKHLQKYVDEFCFRQCYRNENEAFEVLMGLCWK comes from the coding sequence ATGACGTACCGCGAATTCATTGAAAAATTCCCTGATGATGAGAGTGTTGCAAAATATCTCATTGAAAAACGGTTTGAGGGGAAAATAGTTTGCCCGTTTTGTGGGAAAACGGAGAAGGTTTATCACGCTCACTATAATTGCCGCAATGCCTATTGCAACAACTGTAAGATGGAATTCTCTATTTTCAAGGGAACCATTTTTGAGGAAACAAGAATGCCTTTGAGGCATTGGTTGTATGCTATTAATATGGTTTGTTTGTCTAAAAAAGGGATTTCAGCCATGCAATTGAAAAGGGAATTAGGTGTTTCCTATAAAACCGCTTGGAGAATGATGCACAAGATTAGAGGGGCAATGGCAAAAAGAGAGGTAGGAGAAACTTTTGAGGCGATTGTTGAGATTGACGAAACCTATGTTGGAGGAAAACCCCGGAAGAAGAATGAACATGGGGATGATGACGACTTGCCGAAAAATCCTAGAGGAAGAGGGACAGCTAAAGTTCCTGTTATTGGAGTCAGGGAAAGGGGAACTGGGAAAGTTCATGCCGTCGTTGCTAATAGGAATGAAGAAGGAAAACAATTGACGGGCAAACAATTGTTCAATGTCCTTAGCAAGGTTTGTAAACCTAATACCAAAGTCATGACTGACCAGTTCAAGGGCTACAATATTCTGAACTATCCTAACAATAAGAATCTTACCCGCATCATGATTGACCATAATGTCATGTTTAGTGCGGGCAATGGGGTTCACACTAATGGAATTGAAAGCTTTTGGGCCTTACTGAAAAGAGGTATTCATGGAATATTTCACCATGTCTCTCTCAAACACCTACAGAAATATGTGGATGAATTCTGTTTCAGACAATGTTACAGGAACGAAAATGAAGCCTTTGAGGTGTTGATGGGGTTGTGCTGGAAATGA